A region of Candidatus Neomarinimicrobiota bacterium DNA encodes the following proteins:
- a CDS encoding T9SS type A sorting domain-containing protein, with protein MKRKMLPMKFVFILSLVVAFVMFSDHSYGQKKCVLITGNESSDQVFKDSLTNWGYQVEITLGSEVQYMYEEEFKQYDFAFVSETIGSGDLGKHPDDDKGFRNIPIPLVTTEGWLAKPGAMDWMANRAVNNYAPEAVKIVDQTGHALSAGHNVNDQVTLVTDQQNGLIVAGELDIPVIEIGALSSLDSMLVIYGIEPGVKSFAGDSIENRVAVIGIHEVGYPTMTKDAWEFIKAGIDWVTEESNAFVNMGNRVPIGFSLAQNYPNPFNPTTNIEYSVGKDSWVKISIYDILGRKIATLVNDYREAGIYNITWDASNFSAGEYIYKIEAGNFIDSKKMILVK; from the coding sequence ATGAAGAGGAAAATGTTACCAATGAAATTTGTTTTCATTTTGAGTTTGGTTGTTGCTTTTGTAATGTTTAGTGACCATTCATATGGTCAAAAGAAGTGTGTGCTGATTACCGGAAATGAGAGTTCAGATCAAGTATTTAAAGATTCACTGACAAATTGGGGATACCAAGTTGAGATAACGCTGGGTTCTGAAGTACAGTATATGTATGAAGAGGAATTCAAACAATATGATTTTGCTTTTGTATCAGAAACCATTGGGTCAGGTGATTTAGGTAAACATCCAGATGATGATAAAGGTTTTAGAAATATACCTATTCCGCTTGTAACCACTGAAGGATGGTTAGCCAAGCCCGGGGCAATGGATTGGATGGCAAATAGGGCTGTCAATAATTATGCACCTGAAGCCGTTAAAATAGTGGATCAAACCGGGCATGCGTTATCTGCAGGACATAATGTAAATGATCAGGTTACATTGGTCACTGATCAGCAAAATGGGCTTATTGTTGCTGGTGAGCTTGATATCCCTGTTATTGAGATTGGTGCTTTAAGTTCTCTTGATTCAATGCTGGTTATTTATGGAATAGAACCTGGTGTTAAGTCATTTGCGGGTGATTCCATAGAAAATAGAGTAGCTGTTATTGGTATTCATGAAGTTGGATATCCTACTATGACAAAGGATGCATGGGAATTTATTAAGGCTGGAATTGACTGGGTTACTGAAGAATCAAACGCTTTTGTAAATATGGGTAATAGAGTACCGATTGGATTTAGCCTCGCGCAGAACTACCCAAATCCATTTAACCCAACAACAAATATTGAATATTCTGTCGGAAAAGATTCATGGGTTAAAATAAGTATTTATGATATACTCGGACGTAAAATAGCTACTCTGGTAAATGACTACAGAGAAGCCGGGATTTACAACATTACGTGGGATGCGTCCAATTTCAGTGCTGGTGAGTATATCTATAAAATTGAAGCTGGTAATTTCATTGATTCTAAGAAAATGATTCTTGTTAAATAA
- a CDS encoding DMT family transporter: protein MEKLIGRKGFGALCVIAAAVMWALEPIVARYSYVNANFIQTTTIRAIVTTVMAFVYIVSTSGIESLKVKRSHLIKIAFIGIIGTTIADLLYFYSFNHIPVINAVLIGHMQPIFIIILGLFIFSEEKHTGFDYIFIISMIIASLLITTKSTENLKSLKLGTYGDLLVLISTILWALSGIIAKKYLSGLYTGALVFYRFLTASVILSIITSIYVGLAISNYYQIISGIIVFVGYMLYYEGLKRLKTAVTSSLELTAPFFASLFGYAFFGETITFLQGLGLGLIIIALVFFRHSE from the coding sequence GTGGAAAAGTTGATTGGTAGGAAAGGCTTTGGTGCACTGTGTGTAATCGCAGCAGCCGTTATGTGGGCGCTTGAGCCAATCGTGGCAAGGTATTCTTACGTAAATGCAAACTTTATCCAGACTACAACTATAAGAGCGATTGTCACAACTGTCATGGCATTTGTATATATTGTCTCAACAAGTGGTATTGAATCTTTGAAAGTGAAGAGGTCCCATCTTATTAAAATAGCGTTTATAGGGATCATTGGGACTACCATTGCTGATTTGCTCTATTTTTATTCTTTCAATCATATTCCAGTTATTAATGCAGTATTAATCGGTCATATGCAACCTATTTTCATAATTATTCTTGGGTTATTTATATTTAGTGAAGAAAAGCATACGGGCTTTGATTATATTTTTATTATCTCAATGATAATAGCCAGTCTTTTGATTACTACAAAATCTACAGAGAATTTGAAGTCACTTAAACTTGGCACCTATGGTGATTTGTTGGTATTAATTTCGACTATTTTGTGGGCACTATCAGGCATAATAGCCAAAAAGTATTTATCAGGACTATATACAGGGGCACTCGTTTTCTATAGATTTCTGACAGCTTCGGTTATTCTATCTATAATAACTTCTATTTACGTTGGGCTTGCAATTTCAAATTATTATCAGATCATTAGTGGGATAATTGTGTTCGTAGGATATATGCTTTATTATGAAGGACTAAAAAGGTTGAAGACAGCTGTGACATCTTCTCTTGAGTTAACTGCACCATTTTTTGCATCACTTTTTGGGTATGCTTTCTTTGGTGAGACAATTACGTTTTTGCAAGGGCTCGGACTGGGATTGATTATTATTGCACTCGTTTTCTTTCGCCATTCTGAATAA
- a CDS encoding transposase, which yields MINNFSKSKNQRCIFHIIKNISNKVRVKNRISILNAFKKVRKVL from the coding sequence TTGATTAATAATTTTTCTAAATCAAAAAATCAAAGATGTATCTTCCATATAATCAAGAACATATCGAACAAGGTAAGAGTGAAAAACAGAATTTCCATACTCAATGCTTTCAAAAAAGTAAGAAAAGTTTTATAA
- a CDS encoding DNA repair exonuclease, with the protein MKILHTADLHLKDIGNERWDALKNIIRIANDNDCQVITISGDLFDTGMDAEKIRAELRGLFSKTGARILIIPGNHDKNVYKEGYHFGDNVEVIRRGDPVRIDRCVFWGLPFENYNQNEVLENLYALKRKIDEMKDKDEIHFLLIHGELIDSLFSISDFGEEGYDRYMPFRLSYFDEMGVDFVLAGHFHTNCTVRQFHGGFFIYPGSPVSITRRETGKRKVVIVDTENSNIEEIVTDGFYYELKEIYLDPFERKNPLDIVKKALSDINENASLILKVSGYINKSLHGLDEVAFHRGLIEHLDNLNLRYPPQCEENYRDISTILEDELFKEFEKRLENNNFEKEKLDRLKELFIKAMIKSIQG; encoded by the coding sequence ATGAAGATTTTACATACTGCAGATCTACATTTAAAGGATATTGGTAACGAAAGATGGGATGCATTAAAAAATATTATTCGTATTGCAAATGACAATGATTGTCAGGTTATTACTATTAGTGGTGACCTTTTTGATACAGGTATGGATGCTGAAAAGATACGAGCTGAATTGCGGGGTCTATTTTCAAAAACAGGGGCAAGAATTTTGATAATTCCTGGAAACCATGATAAAAATGTTTATAAAGAGGGATATCACTTTGGTGATAATGTGGAAGTTATAAGAAGAGGCGATCCTGTCAGGATAGACAGATGCGTTTTCTGGGGATTGCCCTTTGAAAATTATAATCAGAATGAGGTTTTGGAAAATCTGTATGCGCTAAAAAGAAAAATTGATGAAATGAAGGATAAGGATGAGATACATTTTCTACTAATACATGGTGAATTAATTGATTCTTTATTTTCTATTAGTGATTTTGGAGAAGAAGGATATGATAGATATATGCCATTTAGATTATCATACTTTGATGAGATGGGGGTTGATTTTGTACTAGCAGGACATTTCCATACCAATTGCACTGTCAGGCAGTTTCATGGGGGTTTTTTTATCTATCCTGGTTCACCAGTATCCATAACACGCAGAGAGACTGGTAAAAGAAAAGTAGTGATAGTAGACACTGAGAATAGTAATATTGAGGAGATTGTTACGGATGGTTTCTACTATGAGTTGAAAGAAATATATCTCGATCCCTTTGAACGAAAGAATCCATTAGATATTGTCAAAAAAGCTTTGTCTGATATAAATGAGAATGCTAGTTTAATTTTAAAAGTTAGTGGATATATTAATAAATCACTTCACGGGCTTGATGAGGTAGCCTTTCACAGGGGACTAATTGAGCATCTTGATAATTTAAATTTAAGATATCCACCTCAGTGTGAAGAAAATTATAGGGACATAAGTACTATTCTTGAAGATGAGTTGTTTAAGGAGTTTGAAAAAAGGCTTGAGAACAACAATTTTGAAAAAGAAAAGTTAGACAGATTAAAAGAACTTTTTATAAAAGCGATGATTAAGTCTATACAGGGATGA
- a CDS encoding AAA family ATPase: protein MRIKEFRIDRYGHIGYHDKFGLKNFTLFWGKNEAGKTLTLEAIIKFMLGKYSKAFPNINRVNESPSGYLVIELSNGDVKLPENGSLVDIIGIDTSIFRNIFIIRNSDLTIENEAGFYNDIADRLTGLNLQKIKDVKEKIFSIGHLTEKFNIKDDQNSRKLATRISQATKLIDEIGDFLEKAYAKGYDEVEKLIVSMENEREKLQETISIYREAEKRRKYEIGVEIKNNYEKKLEALKNLSFINKEAEKELNQANISIKHHQESINEKKETLENLRKDVNRLKQELFDLEVDYELLKKRKLQIENVIPKIGKYKEESENLAGKRFGKVLYIYSFVISFVVLLASLGFALFGMKIASNIFAFISLVALLSGTVNVVWLKRKEGRLVHILENIKNELAPLGLGSENISDIHKNIQRFMDEVERFEIKINKKKNTIENCENQISILDKEIEELYSKIKSLENNIKNILINAKVENIEDYSKKVEEKDKLEAELSSLVSEFYRVFGLDKAVEFDRWDEVLKEYESFKESALNIEYIPGKIDEYQSRLDKIEEKLENLKKAKEEYTRKFHQFEERSNEILLLDEPVRIDSLSQIEKLKDKLIEFLSHHQQMFDDCKIAIQILEEIENEKKQSIKELFDKKSKAVEYFKNFSENRYKAISYDLEKNRLHLIGKDDIEIPVENLSAGAYDQLYLAVRLSLAESILENEAGFFLMDDPFIKSDPDRLEKEIEILLKLALEGWQIVYFSAKEEILERVKKLQGVEKSLVEVFVLDDINKTNSHIENTPSLF from the coding sequence ATGAGAATTAAAGAATTTAGAATAGATAGATATGGACATATCGGATACCATGATAAGTTTGGTCTAAAAAATTTTACTTTATTTTGGGGTAAGAATGAAGCTGGCAAAACTCTGACTCTTGAAGCAATTATTAAATTTATGCTCGGAAAGTATTCTAAGGCATTCCCTAATATTAATAGAGTTAATGAAAGCCCATCCGGATATCTGGTGATTGAGTTATCGAATGGGGATGTCAAATTACCTGAGAATGGTTCACTTGTGGATATTATTGGCATTGATACGTCAATTTTCAGAAATATTTTTATAATAAGAAATAGCGATCTAACAATAGAAAATGAGGCAGGATTCTATAACGATATAGCTGATCGATTGACAGGGCTGAATTTACAAAAAATAAAGGATGTAAAAGAGAAAATTTTCTCAATCGGTCATTTAACGGAAAAATTTAACATAAAAGATGATCAAAACTCGAGGAAGTTGGCAACAAGGATAAGCCAAGCTACGAAGCTAATCGATGAGATTGGGGATTTTCTTGAAAAAGCATATGCAAAAGGCTATGACGAGGTAGAGAAGCTAATTGTATCTATGGAAAATGAGAGAGAAAAGCTACAGGAGACTATTTCAATTTATCGAGAGGCTGAAAAACGAAGAAAATATGAGATAGGAGTAGAAATAAAAAATAATTATGAAAAAAAGTTAGAAGCGCTGAAAAACCTATCATTTATAAATAAGGAAGCAGAGAAAGAATTAAATCAAGCTAATATAAGTATAAAGCATCACCAAGAAAGTATCAATGAGAAAAAAGAAACTCTGGAGAATTTGCGAAAAGATGTAAACCGGTTAAAGCAGGAGCTTTTTGATCTTGAAGTTGATTATGAACTTCTGAAGAAGAGGAAGTTGCAGATTGAAAATGTTATTCCGAAGATAGGTAAATACAAAGAAGAGTCTGAGAATCTTGCTGGTAAAAGATTTGGTAAAGTACTATATATTTATTCGTTTGTCATTTCTTTTGTAGTCCTCCTTGCTTCACTTGGATTTGCACTGTTTGGTATGAAAATAGCTTCTAATATATTTGCGTTCATTAGTCTAGTAGCTCTTCTGTCCGGAACAGTAAATGTCGTTTGGCTTAAGAGAAAAGAAGGTAGGCTCGTGCACATTCTTGAAAATATAAAGAATGAACTTGCACCATTAGGCCTAGGAAGTGAGAATATTTCTGATATACATAAAAACATACAGAGATTTATGGATGAGGTTGAAAGATTTGAAATAAAGATTAATAAAAAGAAAAATACAATAGAAAATTGCGAAAATCAGATATCAATACTTGATAAAGAGATTGAGGAGTTATATAGTAAGATTAAAAGTTTAGAGAATAATATTAAAAATATTTTAATTAATGCTAAGGTTGAAAATATTGAAGACTATTCAAAGAAAGTTGAAGAAAAAGACAAACTGGAAGCTGAATTATCCAGTTTAGTATCAGAATTTTATAGGGTTTTTGGTCTGGATAAAGCTGTGGAATTTGACAGATGGGATGAAGTTTTAAAAGAATATGAATCTTTTAAGGAAAGTGCTCTTAATATTGAATATATTCCGGGTAAGATTGATGAATATCAATCAAGACTCGATAAGATAGAGGAAAAGCTGGAAAATTTGAAGAAAGCAAAAGAGGAATATACACGGAAGTTTCATCAGTTTGAAGAAAGGTCGAATGAGATTCTGCTTTTAGATGAGCCGGTTAGGATTGATTCATTATCCCAAATTGAGAAATTGAAGGATAAATTAATAGAGTTTTTGTCTCATCATCAACAAATGTTCGATGATTGTAAAATTGCTATTCAAATATTGGAGGAAATTGAGAATGAAAAAAAACAGAGTATAAAGGAATTATTCGACAAAAAGTCAAAGGCTGTGGAATATTTTAAAAATTTTAGTGAGAACAGGTATAAAGCTATATCATATGATTTGGAAAAGAATCGTTTACATTTAATTGGTAAAGATGATATTGAGATTCCAGTAGAGAATCTCTCTGCTGGTGCATATGATCAACTGTACCTTGCTGTGAGGCTATCCCTTGCTGAGAGTATTCTGGAAAATGAGGCTGGATTTTTCTTAATGGATGATCCTTTTATAAAATCTGATCCCGACAGACTTGAAAAAGAAATTGAAATATTACTAAAGCTGGCTCTGGAAGGATGGCAGATTGTTTATTTTTCTGCAAAAGAAGAAATTCTTGAGAGAGTGAAAAAGCTGCAAGGGGTGGAAAAATCTCTTGTAGAGGTATTTGTACTTGATGATATAAATAAGACGAATTCGCACATAGAAAATACTCCATCACTATTCTAA
- a CDS encoding T9SS type A sorting domain-containing protein, whose translation MKRLAGCLLTLFLIGTFVFANGEWPIIWDFENGNTHGFEFFSRYPAITPPSEDDPTTAGDERLTGGWDTENDGNLPQAGIAWTVGSLLSFNGLKPGADPDHARVDDNGLLQFILSKPRIGWITEGSLNTFLLNMHGDYVHSETNDQVARSPVVELPAEGPIILSVISSGGGGDIAPELDDNTAELYKTESSGIAVWVIDGTDTTFARSLHLHNKGSLGLDTLDLSAYAGKKIFIEVVDAFQGGWGWLAVQHIQIGSEVMEMPELKSGKTALICKDATIPDELSSGDSVLYIWIGKQGYTGIETPGGQYPDIIPSSSLSDPDVIEDLKKYDFIIISESIGSGDVKYIKDIPVPTVCLEGWAAKPGVFDFMVDKVVANIDVKPVKIVDNSGHPLAAGFNEGDMVSLAGSGLIVGSIPQIPVIPIAEAGEDTLVIYGVEQGTRNANDISMKHRIAVIGIHELAYTSMTDTAYKFIDAAIDWVRESFKVGIVAHWPMDEGSGNIINDKVNGIDGKLIGLNTSECWLPDGGVRFDNIDGHHILVPHKDTLDFDDRSFTISMFVRYVTRPTDTDRWLVKGTHDGSIFTGKRYELFHTSGPTVRFTIDDNVTKTKLEVPDDAFVTGDWVHVVAIRDAVYDSLMIFADGAFIGGCKDETGDISNGEPLCIGESTDESETAMSGDIKDIRLYNYVLTPDEIAEIGSKLGMAKIAHWKLDETSGTTAEEIVNGLDGTLEGFEGDEWVTIFSGGGLDFSAASDTALIRVPDNSLIRLSEESFSVAYLIKTDITQNQTIFYKGTFAFAPHSEDSCARWLQSEIKNGELRFAIDDNGNQDTVKFSDTDTTGKTQLEYDLPEDLNDQWMHVVCVRDRIQDSLFIYINGEKVASIWDKTEGPIGTEHDLILGNYYKGTNKFKGILADFRIYGRALSDEEVKGMYIAGPEVAIHDVAEAGPKEFKLMQNYPNPFNPSTNIKFQLPTDCYVTLSIYNILGQRVETLVNKYMNKGYHQVRFDAKNLPSGVYFYRIKAGKYTEIKKMMLLK comes from the coding sequence ATGAAGAGATTAGCAGGATGTTTATTAACCTTGTTTTTAATTGGTACATTTGTTTTTGCAAATGGCGAGTGGCCAATAATATGGGATTTTGAAAATGGGAATACTCATGGATTTGAATTTTTTAGTAGATATCCAGCAATTACTCCTCCCTCAGAAGATGATCCTACTACTGCCGGAGATGAGAGGTTAACGGGTGGCTGGGATACAGAAAACGATGGTAATTTGCCTCAGGCAGGGATAGCGTGGACAGTTGGGTCATTATTATCGTTTAACGGCTTGAAGCCTGGTGCTGATCCAGATCATGCTCGTGTTGATGATAATGGTCTATTACAGTTTATCCTTAGCAAACCGCGTATTGGCTGGATAACTGAGGGTAGCTTAAACACATTCTTACTGAATATGCACGGAGACTATGTCCATAGTGAAACAAATGATCAGGTAGCTCGTTCTCCAGTTGTTGAACTTCCAGCAGAAGGTCCAATAATTTTGAGTGTAATATCCTCTGGTGGTGGTGGTGATATAGCTCCTGAGTTAGATGATAATACTGCAGAACTTTATAAAACAGAATCATCTGGTATAGCTGTATGGGTTATTGATGGGACTGATACTACATTTGCAAGATCACTTCATCTGCACAATAAGGGTTCCCTTGGATTAGATACTCTTGATCTTTCAGCGTATGCAGGTAAAAAGATATTTATAGAAGTTGTAGATGCATTTCAAGGAGGTTGGGGTTGGCTTGCTGTACAGCACATTCAAATAGGGTCAGAGGTAATGGAAATGCCGGAATTGAAATCAGGTAAAACTGCACTTATTTGTAAAGATGCTACTATTCCAGATGAGTTATCATCTGGAGATTCAGTACTTTATATTTGGATTGGTAAGCAGGGATATACTGGAATAGAAACACCTGGTGGTCAATACCCGGATATTATTCCAAGTAGCAGTTTAAGTGATCCTGATGTAATAGAAGACTTGAAGAAATATGATTTTATAATCATTTCAGAAAGTATTGGTTCCGGTGATGTTAAATATATAAAAGATATACCAGTACCAACCGTATGTCTTGAAGGATGGGCAGCAAAACCCGGTGTGTTTGATTTTATGGTGGATAAGGTTGTTGCAAATATTGATGTAAAACCTGTTAAAATAGTTGATAATTCAGGACATCCACTTGCAGCAGGGTTTAATGAAGGAGATATGGTAAGCTTAGCGGGTTCTGGTTTAATCGTTGGATCAATACCGCAAATTCCTGTTATACCGATTGCTGAGGCTGGTGAAGATACACTAGTTATATATGGAGTGGAACAGGGTACAAGAAATGCTAACGATATTTCGATGAAACATCGAATTGCAGTAATTGGCATACATGAGTTAGCATATACTTCAATGACAGATACTGCATATAAATTCATTGATGCTGCAATAGATTGGGTAAGAGAAAGTTTCAAAGTTGGTATTGTAGCTCATTGGCCGATGGATGAGGGTTCAGGAAATATAATTAACGATAAAGTGAATGGAATAGATGGTAAATTAATAGGACTTAACACTTCCGAGTGCTGGTTACCAGATGGTGGGGTACGTTTTGATAATATAGATGGACATCATATTCTAGTTCCACATAAAGATACGCTTGATTTTGATGATAGAAGTTTTACAATATCAATGTTTGTACGTTATGTAACAAGACCAACTGATACTGACCGCTGGTTAGTTAAAGGAACCCATGATGGTAGCATATTTACAGGAAAACGTTACGAGCTTTTCCATACTAGTGGTCCCACTGTCCGTTTTACCATTGATGATAATGTTACAAAAACAAAACTTGAAGTACCTGATGATGCTTTTGTAACGGGTGATTGGGTACATGTAGTTGCGATTCGTGATGCAGTATACGATTCATTAATGATATTTGCTGATGGAGCTTTTATCGGTGGTTGCAAAGATGAAACCGGTGATATATCAAATGGCGAACCATTATGTATAGGTGAATCGACTGATGAATCTGAAACTGCTATGTCTGGAGATATAAAGGATATTAGATTATATAATTATGTACTTACCCCTGATGAAATTGCTGAAATAGGTAGTAAGTTAGGTATGGCAAAAATTGCTCACTGGAAACTTGATGAAACCTCAGGAACTACGGCTGAGGAAATAGTAAATGGGCTGGATGGAACACTGGAAGGTTTTGAAGGTGATGAATGGGTGACGATTTTTTCAGGTGGTGGTCTGGATTTTTCTGCTGCTTCTGATACTGCACTTATTAGAGTTCCTGATAATAGTTTGATTAGACTTAGCGAGGAGTCATTCTCAGTAGCATATTTGATTAAGACTGATATTACACAGAATCAAACAATATTCTATAAAGGTACTTTTGCATTTGCTCCACATAGTGAAGATAGTTGTGCAAGATGGTTACAATCAGAAATTAAAAATGGTGAGTTACGTTTTGCAATTGATGACAATGGCAATCAGGATACAGTTAAGTTTTCTGATACAGATACTACTGGTAAAACACAACTCGAATATGATTTACCAGAAGATTTGAATGATCAATGGATGCACGTAGTTTGTGTACGTGATAGAATACAGGATTCCTTGTTTATATATATAAATGGTGAAAAAGTAGCTTCGATTTGGGATAAAACTGAAGGGCCTATTGGAACTGAGCATGACTTAATTTTGGGGAATTATTACAAAGGAACAAATAAGTTTAAAGGTATTTTAGCTGATTTCAGAATTTACGGACGTGCATTGTCCGATGAAGAGGTAAAAGGTATGTATATTGCTGGTCCAGAGGTAGCTATTCACGATGTTGCCGAAGCGGGTCCAAAAGAATTCAAGCTAATGCAGAATTATCCGAACCCATTTAACCCGAGTACGAATATAAAATTTCAATTACCTACGGATTGTTATGTAACACTGAGTATATACAATATTCTTGGACAGAGAGTTGAAACTCTTGTTAATAAATACATGAATAAGGGGTATCATCAGGTTAGGTTTGACGCAAAGAATTTACCGTCGGGTGTTTATTTCTACAGAATTAAGGCAGGTAAGTACACTGAAATAAAGAAAATGATGTTGCTTAAGTAA